A single window of Kwoniella bestiolae CBS 10118 chromosome 4, complete sequence DNA harbors:
- a CDS encoding 40S ribosomal protein uS3 has product MASSQQISKKRKFVADGVFQAELNEFFTRELAEEGYSGCEVRVTHARTEIIIRATHTQDVLGEKGRRIRELKALVEKRFKFPENSLELYAEKVQFRGLSAVAQAESLRYKLLGGLAMRRACYGVLRFVMESGAKGCEVVVSGKLRAARAKSMKFTDGFMVHSGQPAADYIDYAVRHVLLRQGVLGIKVKIMKPFDPEGRQGPSKNLPDVINMVEPKPEGAIEIRSEHKEPQVQAIPPPQQQAQQPQEAPAAEGQY; this is encoded by the exons ATGGCTTCTTCCCAACAAATCtcaaagaagagaaagttcGTCGCTGACGGTGTGTTCCAAGCTGAGCTCAACGAGTtctt CACCCGAGAACTCGCCGAAGAGGGATACTCAGGCTGTGAAGTACGAGTCACCCACGCCCGAACcgaaatcatcatccgagCCACCCACACCCAAGATGTCCTCGGTGAGAAGGGACGAAGAATCAGAGAATTGAAGGCCCTCGTCGAGAAGAGGTTCAAGTTCCCCGAGAACTCTTTGGAACTCTATGCCGAGAAGGTTCAATTCAGAGGTTTGTCCGCTGTGGCTCAAGCCGAGTCGCTCAGATACAAGTTGCTCGGTGGTCTTGCTAtgcgaag AGCCTGTTACGGTGTCCTCCGATTCGTCATGGAATCCGGTGCCAAGGGTTGTGAAGTCGTCGTCTCAGGTAAACTCCGAGCCGCCCGAGCCAAGTCCATGAAATTCACCGACGGATTCATGGTCCACTCTGGTCAGCCCGCCGCCGACTACATCGACTACGCCGTCAGACACGTGCTCCTCAGACAGGGTGTGTTGGGTATCAAGGTCAAGATTATGAAGCCCTTCGATCCCGAGGGAAGACAAGGTCCTAGCAAGAACTTGCCTGATGTTATCAACATGGTTGA ACCTAAGCCAGAAGGTGCCATCGAGATCCGATCCGAACACAAGGAACCCCAAGTCCAAgccatcccccctcctcaacaacaagctcaacaacctcaagAAGCTCCTGCCGCTGAGGGTCAATACTAA
- a CDS encoding mRNA surveillance protein pelota, whose amino-acid sequence MKLVNKHIEKDGSGYVTLRPEDDEDMWHVYNLISEGDNVRALAVRRVQTLSSTGSSDSHRVKIQLTVEVTKTTFSPAASSSQSNGAGEKKEPTAALQISGRVVEENEFVKLGAYHTLDLEANRDFRLTKASGWDSIALERIQESTQEGRGAELGAIVCGEGTAAICLLSEHMTTVRQRIEVSIPRKRKGGTSGHEKAMDNFLSTVYQAILRLIPYQDLKAVVVASPGFTKDTLYDYIFQQANLTSNKPLLSSRSKWIKVHSNTSHVHGLMEALRAPEVSKMLQGAKFAREGVGLDKFHKMLATDELRAWYGPEHVALAVDRGAVGTLLISDDLFRSSDPSTRNHYVQMVEAVRSKGGEALIFSSMHESGQQLNMLTGIAAILTYPLDIEVVEMEEREEKERLERERNGGVEGDEE is encoded by the exons ATGAAGTTGGTCAATAAGCATAtagagaaagatggatct GGCTATGTAACCCTTCGTCcagaggatgacgaagacaTGTGGCATGTGTACAACCTGATCTCAGAG GGAGACAACGTCCGAGCCCTAGCCGTCCGACGTGTCCAAACCCTCTCTTCAACCGGATCGTCCGACTCCCACCGAGTGAAAATCCAACTTACAGTAGAAGTGACCAAAACAACCTTCTCACCCGCTGCGTCATCTTCGCAAAGTAATGGTGcgggggagaagaaggaaccTACGGCGGCATTGCAGATTTCGGGGAGGGTAGTGGAGGAGAATGAGTTTGTTAAGCTTGGGGCGTACCATACTTTGGATCTGGAGG CAAATCGTGATTTCAGATTGACCAAGGCATCAGGATGGGACTCAATAGCCTTGGAGAGGATACAGGAAAGTACtcaggaaggaaggggtgCTGAGCTAGGTGCGATCGTTtgtggagagg GTACCGCCGCCATATGTCTGTTGTCTGAACATATGACCACCGTCAGACAGAGGATAGAAGTGTCTATACctaggaagaggaaaggtgGGACATCAGGGcatgagaag GCAATGGACAATTTCCTCTCAACGGTATATCAAGCGATACTACGTTTGATACCTTATCAGGACTTAAAGGCTGTTGTCGTAGCTTCACCGGGATTTACGAAAGATACT TTATACGACTACATTTTCCAACAAGCCAACTTGACATCTAACAAACCATTATTATCCTCCCGTTCAAAGTGGATTAAAGTGCATTCCAACACTTCGCACGTCCATGGTCTGATGGAAGCGCTGAGAGCTCCGGAGGTGTCAAAGATGCTACAGGGGGCTAAGTTTGCTAGGGAAGGTGTGGGATTGGACAA ATTCCACAAGATGCTCGCTACGGATGAGTTGAGGGCATGGTACGGTCCCGAACATGTTGCGTTGGCTGTTGATAGAGGTGCTGTGGGGACCTTGTTGATATCGGATGATCTGTTCCG ATCCTCAGACCCATCAACTCGGAACCACTACGTCCAGATGGTCGAGGCCGTCCGCTCAAAGGGAGGAGAAGCCCTGATATTCTCGTCGATGCATGAGTCAGGCCAACAGTTGAACATGTTGACTGGTATAGCGGCTATTTTGACTTATCCGCTGGATattgaggtggtggagatggaggagagggaggagaaggagaggttggagagggagaggaatgggggtgttgaaggggatgaggagtag